A section of the Thermotoga caldifontis AZM44c09 genome encodes:
- the thiI gene encoding tRNA uracil 4-sulfurtransferase ThiI, translating into MIIVRYGEIGLKGKNRGIFERKLVENIKKALERHNIHCQVHTTQGRLVVDAPHEAVDIVRKVPGIVSVSPAWKMDYGDVPRFLSEHLAGMNPSSFRVEARRINKVFHKTSQQINEEIGAFVVQNFGWKVDLENPELVIGIEMIDNEAYVFFETKKGIGGLPSTTQGKLVLLLSPGIDSPVAGFLMLRRGASLVALHFDQGHSETVKQMVNVLNDYSSEPIELIVVDHHEFFSPYVIELERMHKREWTCVLCKVLMLKKAEQVAKQKSALGIVTGDNLGQVASQTLENLFLESSAVNVPIYRPLIGMDKDETVKIAKEIGTFDIFLKAARHSCPFRPFSVVTRGSPYVLRRIIDTFKVQGLWQD; encoded by the coding sequence TTGATCATCGTTCGATACGGTGAAATAGGATTGAAAGGAAAGAACAGAGGAATTTTCGAGAGAAAACTCGTTGAGAACATCAAAAAGGCCCTCGAGAGACACAACATTCACTGTCAGGTTCACACCACACAGGGCAGGCTCGTGGTGGACGCACCCCACGAGGCGGTGGACATCGTCAGGAAGGTTCCGGGCATCGTGTCCGTCTCACCTGCCTGGAAGATGGACTATGGAGATGTGCCCAGATTCCTTTCAGAGCATCTTGCCGGTATGAACCCATCCTCTTTCAGAGTTGAAGCGCGGAGGATCAACAAAGTCTTTCATAAAACCTCACAGCAGATAAACGAGGAAATCGGAGCCTTCGTCGTTCAGAACTTCGGCTGGAAGGTGGATTTGGAAAATCCAGAGCTGGTGATAGGCATCGAGATGATAGACAACGAAGCGTACGTGTTTTTTGAGACGAAGAAAGGAATCGGTGGCCTTCCATCGACAACGCAGGGAAAGCTCGTGCTGTTGTTGAGTCCCGGCATCGACTCGCCCGTTGCAGGTTTTCTGATGCTCAGAAGGGGTGCGAGCCTGGTCGCGCTCCACTTCGATCAGGGTCATTCCGAAACCGTCAAGCAGATGGTGAACGTTTTGAACGATTATTCTTCCGAACCCATAGAGTTGATCGTTGTCGATCATCATGAATTCTTTTCGCCTTACGTCATCGAGCTCGAAAGGATGCACAAAAGAGAATGGACCTGCGTCCTGTGCAAAGTTCTGATGCTCAAGAAGGCAGAACAGGTTGCGAAGCAGAAATCCGCCCTCGGCATCGTGACCGGTGACAATCTGGGCCAGGTCGCGTCGCAGACGCTCGAGAACCTTTTTCTTGAAAGCAGTGCGGTGAACGTTCCCATATACAGACCCCTCATAGGCATGGACAAAGATGAAACGGTGAAGATCGCGAAAGAGATCGGCACGTTCGACATCTTCCTGAAAGCTGCGAGACATTCCTGCCCGTTCAGACCTTTCTCCGTCGTGACGCGTGGTTCACCGTACGTGTTGAGAAGGATAATCGACACTTTCAAGGTCCAGGGCCTCTGGCAGGATTGA
- the pheT gene encoding phenylalanine--tRNA ligase subunit beta: MQVPVEWLKELVDIDVSVEELAHRLTMAGVSVERIFNPFASGKIVSARVVEVRPHPNAEKLRVCRVFDGSGYHTTITSDTNVKESDVVVIAFPGSRFADGSEVRQTSIRGVLSEVVMCSLQELGLEEKSDHVYIVEEDIDPGVDMIRHWRLDEPVLDLDITPNRPDCLGIIGLAREVAVLLGKELKRPEPETECFDEPVERFVSVHIEDVEGCPRYCAAYVRSGGVKDSPVWMKRRLMACGIRPINNVVDASNYVMLLTGHPVHVFDYSKVKDGKIVVRCARKGERVVLLDERLYELTGIETLITDGENILAIGGVMGGRDSGVTSETKELLLEVAYFDPVRIRRTSRALNVRSDASHRFERGVDPNDAEFVMKLLIHTIQQVAGGSSARGFVDVYPRRIERKTVRLRRERLRRVLGADVPDAEVVRILESLGMEVGSDGAGWNVLVPTHRPDISIEEDLIEEVGRIFGYEKIQAEVPRILALAGGWNDYQRFRRRVKQLAQACGFNEAVNLSFCKSATVKQLIGQEPLKLNNPMIEDMDSLRPSLLFGLIDCVAYNVRRQNRDLKFFEVAKIYGFEDGSMFEREKLGLIASGKLEEDDYTDTRNVSLLWLKGVIEEIGRHLNLFFEFEPADIDWLTPGRRAEIYLNGQKVGYMGMLSRKFNELYDIKTEVYFAELDMQTMFENYNPVPSIPTVGAFPYVRRDISLLLPVGSRAIEILNFLKNSHSFVEKVGVSDVYTGKGLPENTVSVTFYVIYRAPDRSLTDEEVNQLFEETIQKVEQTFKVRRRF; the protein is encoded by the coding sequence GTGCAGGTGCCAGTGGAATGGCTCAAAGAGCTGGTCGACATCGATGTCTCTGTTGAAGAGCTTGCCCACAGACTCACGATGGCCGGTGTGAGTGTGGAGAGGATCTTCAATCCCTTCGCATCCGGAAAGATCGTCTCTGCTCGCGTCGTCGAGGTTCGTCCCCATCCGAACGCCGAAAAACTGAGAGTGTGCAGAGTCTTCGACGGATCGGGCTACCACACAACGATCACGTCGGACACGAACGTGAAAGAAAGCGACGTCGTGGTCATAGCGTTTCCAGGCTCCAGGTTCGCCGATGGCAGTGAAGTTCGACAGACGTCCATCAGGGGTGTGCTGTCAGAGGTGGTCATGTGCTCCCTCCAGGAGCTCGGTTTAGAGGAAAAATCGGACCACGTGTACATCGTGGAGGAAGACATCGATCCCGGTGTGGACATGATCAGGCACTGGCGGTTAGATGAGCCTGTGCTGGATCTGGACATCACGCCGAACAGGCCAGACTGTCTCGGGATCATCGGTCTTGCGAGGGAAGTGGCCGTTCTGCTCGGGAAAGAACTGAAACGACCCGAGCCAGAAACAGAGTGCTTCGATGAACCAGTGGAAAGATTCGTCTCGGTTCACATAGAGGACGTTGAAGGCTGTCCACGTTACTGCGCCGCCTACGTGCGGTCCGGCGGTGTGAAAGACAGTCCCGTGTGGATGAAGCGCCGTCTCATGGCCTGCGGTATCCGACCCATAAACAACGTTGTGGACGCGTCGAACTACGTGATGCTTTTGACGGGCCATCCGGTGCACGTGTTCGACTATTCGAAAGTGAAAGATGGGAAGATCGTGGTCAGGTGCGCGCGAAAGGGTGAGCGGGTCGTTCTCCTCGACGAAAGGCTCTACGAACTCACCGGCATAGAGACGCTCATAACCGATGGTGAGAACATCCTCGCGATCGGTGGCGTGATGGGTGGCCGCGATTCTGGCGTGACTTCAGAAACGAAAGAGCTGCTCCTCGAGGTCGCGTATTTCGATCCGGTCAGGATCAGGAGAACTTCGAGGGCGCTGAACGTAAGGAGCGACGCGTCTCACAGGTTCGAAAGAGGTGTGGATCCGAACGATGCCGAGTTCGTGATGAAGCTTTTGATACACACGATCCAGCAGGTCGCGGGTGGTTCGAGTGCGAGAGGTTTCGTCGATGTCTATCCACGCAGAATAGAGCGAAAGACTGTGAGACTGCGCAGAGAAAGGTTGAGAAGAGTTCTCGGCGCCGATGTTCCAGACGCCGAGGTTGTTCGCATTCTCGAATCGCTTGGCATGGAAGTGGGGAGCGATGGAGCCGGCTGGAACGTGCTCGTTCCGACCCACAGACCCGACATTTCCATCGAGGAAGACCTGATCGAAGAGGTCGGCAGGATCTTCGGTTACGAGAAGATCCAGGCGGAAGTGCCGCGGATACTCGCGCTCGCCGGAGGCTGGAACGATTATCAGAGGTTCAGGCGAAGGGTGAAACAGCTCGCACAGGCTTGCGGTTTCAACGAAGCCGTGAACCTGTCCTTCTGCAAGTCTGCCACGGTCAAGCAGTTGATCGGTCAGGAACCTTTGAAGTTGAACAATCCCATGATCGAGGACATGGACAGTCTCAGACCTTCGTTGCTCTTCGGTTTGATCGACTGTGTGGCGTACAACGTCAGGAGGCAGAACAGAGATCTCAAGTTCTTCGAAGTCGCGAAGATTTACGGCTTCGAGGACGGTTCCATGTTCGAACGCGAAAAACTCGGTTTGATCGCTTCCGGAAAGCTCGAGGAAGACGATTACACAGACACCAGGAACGTGTCCTTGCTCTGGCTCAAGGGCGTGATCGAGGAGATCGGAAGACATTTGAATCTGTTCTTCGAGTTCGAACCTGCCGACATCGACTGGCTCACGCCTGGCAGGCGCGCCGAGATCTACCTCAACGGTCAGAAGGTTGGTTACATGGGCATGCTGAGTCGGAAGTTCAACGAGCTGTACGACATCAAAACCGAGGTGTACTTCGCCGAACTGGACATGCAGACGATGTTTGAAAATTACAATCCTGTTCCTTCGATCCCGACGGTCGGTGCGTTCCCGTACGTTCGAAGAGACATTTCCCTGCTGCTTCCAGTCGGCAGCAGGGCGATCGAGATACTGAATTTTTTGAAGAATTCTCACAGCTTCGTCGAAAAAGTCGGTGTCAGTGACGTCTACACAGGCAAGGGTCTTCCTGAAAACACCGTCAGCGTCACGTTCTACGTCATCTACCGTGCTCCGGACAGATCGCTCACCGACGAAGAGGTCAACCAGCTGTTCGAAGAAACAATTCAAAAAGTCGAGCAGACCTTCAAAGTGAGGCGAAGGTTCTGA
- the rnc gene encoding ribonuclease III, whose translation MKEEELKRLIEFMEKLQYRFLEPKLLFTALCHSSYAHEERQRGRKDVESNERLEFLGDAVVDFLIAEHLYTSYPEAPEGTMSKIKAAAASEDALALIARDLGLNEYIFLGHGEELSGGRERESILSGAVEALAAALYLDGGLKVTKSVLLSHLARYIEQIAEGRIVFDHKTTLQEIVQERYRTLPEYVLVREEGPAHMKKFFVEVRVKGQALAVGEGSSIKDAEKNAAKLALERLRVMDS comes from the coding sequence ATGAAAGAGGAAGAATTGAAAAGGCTGATCGAATTCATGGAAAAGTTGCAGTACCGTTTTCTCGAGCCGAAGTTGCTCTTCACCGCACTGTGCCACTCTTCGTACGCACACGAAGAGAGGCAGCGCGGCAGGAAGGACGTCGAATCTAACGAGAGGCTCGAATTTCTGGGAGACGCCGTCGTGGACTTTTTGATAGCGGAGCACCTATACACCAGTTATCCTGAAGCACCTGAAGGCACCATGTCCAAGATCAAGGCCGCGGCGGCGAGCGAGGATGCCCTCGCGCTGATCGCGAGAGATCTTGGTTTGAACGAATACATCTTTCTCGGACACGGAGAAGAGCTGAGCGGTGGACGCGAGAGAGAATCCATACTCTCGGGTGCTGTAGAGGCGCTGGCTGCGGCGCTGTATCTGGACGGGGGACTGAAGGTCACAAAATCGGTTCTGCTCTCTCACCTCGCACGTTACATCGAACAGATCGCCGAAGGAAGGATCGTCTTCGACCACAAGACCACGCTGCAGGAGATAGTTCAGGAAAGGTACAGAACGCTGCCCGAGTACGTCCTCGTTCGCGAGGAAGGCCCGGCACACATGAAAAAATTCTTCGTAGAAGTGAGGGTGAAGGGCCAGGCACTCGCGGTCGGCGAAGGCTCTTCGATAAAGGACGCCGAGAAGAACGCCGCGAAACTGGCCCTCGAAAGGCTGAGGGTGATGGACAGCTGA
- a CDS encoding elongator complex protein 3: MPVFLPQRGCKNRCIFCSQQAITGLEKPLGFEELDELVQKYSNTAGRFEIAFYGGTFTAMDEHEQVRYLEWANRYVKSGVCTGIRLSTRPDEIDEPRVKILKEKGVSFVELGVQSFDDEVLKLNRRGYTSADVYRACEILKKHGIDFGVHLMVGLVGDEPSKDVFSAWRTVEVGSESCRIHPTLVLKDSPLEVLYKLGEYTPMDLETAIDVCSDMVSILEGHGVRVVRLGLYVPPDLFRNVVAGPCHPRFGELVRTKLVEKVFNFLDASTVVHTRRESSWVSSLDVPKLEGAEFGFIVKESFVPWQSSLRLYAESILQGVIQCSKN; the protein is encoded by the coding sequence CTGCCCGTCTTTTTACCCCAGAGGGGCTGTAAGAACAGATGCATCTTCTGTTCCCAGCAGGCCATAACGGGCCTGGAAAAACCGTTGGGCTTTGAAGAGCTCGATGAGCTCGTGCAGAAGTACTCGAACACTGCGGGCAGGTTCGAGATCGCCTTCTACGGTGGAACCTTCACCGCGATGGACGAACATGAACAGGTGCGCTATCTCGAGTGGGCCAACCGGTACGTGAAGTCCGGCGTTTGTACCGGTATAAGATTGTCAACGAGGCCGGACGAGATCGACGAACCGAGGGTGAAGATTTTGAAAGAAAAGGGTGTGAGTTTCGTTGAACTCGGGGTGCAGTCCTTCGACGATGAAGTGTTGAAATTGAACCGACGTGGTTACACTTCCGCGGACGTGTACAGGGCGTGTGAAATCCTCAAAAAACACGGAATAGACTTCGGCGTTCATCTGATGGTAGGTCTGGTGGGAGACGAACCGTCCAAAGACGTATTCAGCGCCTGGCGAACGGTCGAGGTTGGCAGTGAAAGTTGTAGGATCCATCCGACGTTGGTGTTGAAGGATTCACCGCTCGAAGTTCTCTACAAGCTCGGTGAGTACACTCCCATGGATCTGGAAACGGCAATCGACGTGTGCAGTGACATGGTATCGATCCTCGAGGGCCACGGTGTTCGTGTCGTAAGGCTTGGACTCTACGTTCCGCCGGATCTGTTCAGAAACGTGGTTGCGGGACCATGCCATCCAAGGTTCGGGGAACTGGTCAGAACGAAGCTGGTTGAAAAAGTTTTCAACTTTCTGGACGCCAGCACCGTCGTTCACACACGCAGAGAATCGAGCTGGGTTTCGAGCCTGGACGTTCCAAAACTCGAAGGCGCAGAGTTTGGCTTCATCGTGAAAGAAAGTTTTGTTCCCTGGCAGTCATCGCTCAGGCTTTACGCTGAAAGCATCCTGCAAGGGGTGATTCAATGTTCGAAGAATTGA
- a CDS encoding alpha/beta hydrolase: MLPFEYDKSKPFNIQKKSFLDFNLVSFDAVYEPDVEESRRVYVYEFLANEPKLDLIFVHGIGNRNISYLLWFAENFKNHGINTYFLILPYHWFRAPSSWRGGEPFFSTSPKHCSVKFHEAVKDVRRTLDYVEQSSSLPKTIMGFSFGGMIATMALAIDERFEKGILSFTGGDWRWINWYAPHTEQLRKDYMRLSNEYNCRDEETCVKNRAEALKKLDGLESVEDIFDLQPACFHYDAISYAKFVRKPILFFRGLFDRVIISKSSRALIERLKDVRQILLPCGHRSSYFFRRFILKQSLEFLLEG, translated from the coding sequence ATGCTCCCGTTCGAGTACGATAAGAGCAAACCGTTCAACATCCAGAAGAAGTCTTTTCTGGACTTCAACCTCGTCTCTTTCGATGCCGTCTATGAACCCGATGTGGAGGAAAGCAGGCGCGTCTACGTGTACGAGTTCCTCGCGAACGAACCGAAGCTCGACCTCATCTTCGTGCACGGCATAGGCAACAGGAACATATCCTATCTGCTCTGGTTCGCCGAGAATTTCAAAAATCACGGGATCAACACTTACTTTCTCATTCTGCCGTACCACTGGTTCCGTGCCCCTTCATCCTGGCGGGGCGGGGAACCTTTCTTTTCAACCTCTCCGAAGCACTGTTCTGTCAAGTTCCACGAAGCCGTCAAGGACGTTCGAAGGACGCTCGATTACGTAGAGCAAAGCTCCAGCCTTCCCAAGACGATCATGGGCTTCAGCTTCGGTGGCATGATCGCCACCATGGCGCTCGCGATAGACGAGAGGTTCGAAAAAGGGATTTTATCGTTCACGGGTGGGGATTGGCGCTGGATCAACTGGTACGCGCCGCACACGGAACAGCTCAGAAAAGATTACATGCGCCTGAGCAACGAATACAACTGCCGGGACGAAGAAACCTGTGTTAAGAACCGTGCAGAGGCACTCAAAAAGCTGGACGGGCTTGAAAGCGTAGAGGATATATTCGACCTGCAGCCAGCCTGTTTCCACTACGATGCTATATCGTACGCGAAGTTCGTGCGAAAGCCGATCCTGTTCTTCAGAGGACTGTTCGACAGAGTCATCATCTCGAAGAGCTCGCGCGCCTTGATCGAGCGTCTCAAAGATGTCAGGCAAATCCTGCTTCCGTGTGGCCACAGATCGTCGTACTTCTTCAGAAGATTCATCCTGAAGCAGTCGTTGGAGTTCCTGCTTGAGGGGTGA
- a CDS encoding glycosyltransferase, with translation MLEEIAKLIQKGEFEKAKLYADKIESAVDRHNVLGIIFYQEGKLDEALNHFKKALDLDPTHDDVLFNYAKLLYEKQDYFESWRYLTRIKHKSWEVFDLLGDTQLRQNNPAMALHYYKKACGFDAPEQMKQKFEEARRLFKRNERIAIFCLPGLDNFIKDIAQILSSIYDVKLVVTTEGRQIQEAYSWADIVWLEWANEMAVEITNKLPKAGKRILCRLHGYESLRTDFLNNIKWDKVDHVVFVAENVLKTALENCPKLRSVPRSLVWNGIDLTKFTFKIRKPGFNIVFVGHFNYKKNPVLAVQILKKLTDIDPRYNLSWAGQMQDERMQRYIWYILERMGIQDKFEFDGFITNVEAYLEDKNVFLSTSIHEGYGVAILEAMSKGIKPVIHNFYVAEEFYPKEYIFHTVDEAVEMITSPDYDSVKYHEFVEQSCSLEKQIAAISEVLQNHRRNDARTEGRVSSNEKPQVENTFAKIWQKYLELDSFTIMNDLSGKSLRSEFVSLLERFFVLNQSRILEVGTGTGAFSIELALRGAHVVGMDIAPSSVELASRISADYHIENVKFTVGDGFQLLKMFKPQEFDIAFNIGVLEHFEDEDIVRMLKQMGEVAKFVVVGVPYSGSQAYKLAKDTSQKLGTWEYGFERDFWTLEPLIKRAGLIPLYEEVIGVLVEPNYLRRVNPSEVPVKTAENLHRFFQGDRVGCWLICIATKWESCADDFAKLENRERIRFEGTKTSLVTVPEPLVSIVIPVLNGAGYVKRTVENLKGIKYDNLEIVLVDDGSTDGTAEFFEGLIKAEPALRDKVSIIKNEENIGTFHSRLVGTRHSKGEFVFFQDIDDIVHPEGISRLTVDFTNFPKSKPLLTVSCALMENGSFNGEVWASNFYRTIGEILVSEVVSLSGKVSIINTLIERERLLSVYQELDKIFNSVGVRRMTIAEDSILSDYLLLKSVVKRNIPVFYTFLGYERSNVHTSSKRILGRVQQIPIHTAFLMIMMERERLLDKNSLNQLDAIIKQNASKIYGQELGRKFYENYLDFKGRFAEILL, from the coding sequence ATGCTGGAGGAAATCGCCAAACTCATTCAGAAGGGCGAATTCGAAAAGGCGAAGCTGTACGCGGACAAGATCGAATCTGCTGTGGACAGACACAACGTGCTTGGAATCATCTTCTATCAGGAAGGCAAGCTGGACGAAGCGTTGAATCACTTCAAGAAAGCCTTAGACCTCGATCCGACTCACGACGATGTTCTGTTCAACTACGCGAAATTGCTCTACGAAAAACAAGACTACTTCGAGTCCTGGAGATATCTGACACGAATAAAACACAAAAGCTGGGAAGTGTTCGATCTTCTTGGAGACACCCAGCTCAGACAGAACAATCCAGCGATGGCACTGCATTACTACAAAAAGGCCTGCGGGTTCGATGCCCCCGAGCAGATGAAGCAGAAATTCGAAGAAGCCAGAAGATTGTTCAAAAGGAACGAAAGGATAGCCATCTTCTGTCTTCCCGGTCTGGACAATTTCATAAAGGATATAGCGCAGATTTTATCCAGCATCTACGATGTGAAACTCGTAGTCACCACCGAGGGCAGACAGATCCAGGAAGCCTACAGCTGGGCAGACATCGTCTGGCTCGAGTGGGCAAATGAAATGGCTGTGGAGATAACGAACAAACTGCCGAAGGCGGGAAAGAGAATTCTGTGCAGGTTGCACGGTTATGAATCACTTCGCACAGACTTCCTTAATAACATCAAGTGGGATAAGGTTGACCATGTTGTTTTCGTCGCAGAGAACGTTTTGAAAACCGCCCTTGAAAACTGTCCCAAGCTCAGATCTGTTCCCCGCTCTCTGGTCTGGAATGGCATAGACCTGACCAAGTTCACTTTCAAAATAAGAAAACCAGGTTTTAACATTGTTTTTGTAGGACACTTCAACTACAAGAAGAATCCTGTTCTTGCCGTTCAAATACTGAAGAAGCTGACAGATATCGATCCTAGATACAACTTGTCCTGGGCTGGCCAGATGCAGGATGAAAGGATGCAGAGGTACATCTGGTACATACTTGAAAGAATGGGAATACAAGATAAATTCGAGTTTGACGGGTTCATCACGAACGTCGAAGCCTATCTGGAAGACAAAAATGTTTTTCTCTCCACCAGCATACATGAAGGATACGGTGTGGCGATACTCGAAGCCATGAGCAAAGGAATAAAACCCGTGATTCACAACTTCTATGTGGCAGAAGAATTCTATCCTAAGGAGTACATCTTCCACACTGTCGACGAGGCGGTGGAGATGATAACATCACCTGACTACGACTCCGTGAAGTACCACGAGTTTGTAGAGCAAAGCTGCTCTCTTGAAAAGCAGATCGCCGCGATATCAGAAGTACTCCAAAACCATCGTAGAAACGATGCGCGAACTGAGGGACGCGTCAGTTCTAACGAAAAGCCACAAGTAGAGAATACCTTCGCGAAAATATGGCAGAAGTATCTTGAGCTCGATTCTTTCACGATTATGAATGACCTTTCTGGGAAGAGTCTGAGGTCGGAGTTTGTAAGTTTACTCGAGCGCTTTTTTGTGCTCAATCAATCACGCATTCTGGAAGTTGGAACTGGTACGGGAGCGTTTTCCATCGAACTTGCGTTGAGAGGAGCACACGTTGTTGGCATGGATATCGCTCCTTCGTCGGTTGAACTTGCATCCCGAATCAGTGCGGATTATCATATTGAAAACGTCAAGTTCACTGTTGGTGATGGTTTCCAGCTGCTCAAGATGTTCAAGCCGCAAGAATTTGATATTGCCTTCAATATAGGTGTGCTCGAGCATTTCGAAGATGAAGATATTGTCAGGATGCTGAAGCAAATGGGGGAAGTCGCAAAATTCGTAGTCGTGGGGGTGCCCTACAGCGGTTCACAGGCCTATAAACTGGCTAAAGACACTTCCCAGAAGCTTGGTACCTGGGAATACGGTTTCGAGAGAGACTTCTGGACCCTGGAGCCGTTGATCAAACGCGCGGGGTTGATACCGCTCTACGAAGAAGTCATTGGGGTGTTAGTGGAACCAAATTATCTGAGAAGAGTTAATCCATCAGAAGTACCTGTGAAGACAGCTGAAAACTTGCATCGATTCTTCCAGGGTGACAGGGTTGGATGCTGGTTAATTTGCATCGCAACAAAGTGGGAGAGCTGTGCGGATGATTTCGCAAAATTGGAGAATCGCGAAAGGATACGGTTTGAAGGAACTAAAACAAGCTTGGTAACTGTTCCGGAACCGCTGGTTTCGATTGTTATACCCGTTCTGAACGGGGCAGGTTACGTAAAGCGCACCGTAGAGAATCTAAAGGGAATCAAGTATGATAATCTTGAAATCGTGTTGGTTGACGATGGTTCAACGGATGGGACCGCGGAGTTTTTTGAAGGACTAATAAAAGCAGAACCTGCTTTGCGAGATAAGGTTTCGATAATCAAAAACGAGGAAAACATCGGAACTTTTCACTCGAGACTGGTCGGTACTCGTCATAGCAAAGGAGAATTCGTTTTCTTCCAAGACATTGACGATATCGTCCATCCTGAAGGGATAAGCAGACTGACTGTCGATTTCACTAACTTTCCGAAGAGTAAACCCCTTCTGACTGTCTCGTGCGCCTTGATGGAGAACGGGAGTTTTAACGGTGAAGTATGGGCTAGCAATTTTTACAGGACCATCGGGGAAATACTCGTTTCGGAAGTTGTGAGTCTTTCGGGTAAGGTATCGATAATAAACACGCTTATAGAGCGAGAGCGTCTTTTGAGTGTTTATCAAGAACTGGATAAAATTTTTAACAGTGTCGGTGTAAGGAGAATGACGATCGCTGAGGATTCTATTCTCTCTGATTATCTTTTGCTGAAAAGTGTTGTTAAGAGAAATATACCTGTGTTCTACACTTTTCTAGGGTACGAGCGCAGTAACGTGCATACCAGTTCCAAGAGAATATTGGGAAGGGTACAGCAGATTCCCATACACACAGCTTTCCTTATGATAATGATGGAAAGAGAAAGACTACTGGACAAAAACAGTCTCAACCAACTTGATGCCATCATCAAACAGAACGCCAGCAAAATCTATGGTCAGGAATTAGGTCGAAAGTTTTACGAGAACTATCTTGACTTCAAAGGCCGTTTCGCCGAGATTCTGCTGTGA
- the pheS gene encoding phenylalanine--tRNA ligase subunit alpha, whose product MFEELKEKALREISEAQDIAQLERIRVNYLGRKGILTEQMRSIGKLPPHERPRVGQMLNELKQIVEQALEERKKFLEVEEEKRNLQKLWIDVTLPGAVRKVGHPHPISRVLEEIETIFVSMGFKVVEGPEIEDAWHNFDALNTPEWHPARDMHDSFYLADKLLRTHTSPVQIRTMLSEKPPIAIVSPGRVYRRDYDATHLPMFTQVEGLYVDENVSVAHLKYMLEIFAKRMFGPERRIRLRPSYFPFTEPSFEVDVSCGICNGKGCPSCKYTGWLEILGAGMVHPNVFRNVGYDPEKYTGFAFGMGVERIAMLKYQIKDIRDFVRNDERFLECF is encoded by the coding sequence ATGTTCGAAGAATTGAAGGAAAAGGCGCTCAGGGAGATCTCCGAGGCGCAGGACATCGCGCAACTGGAACGAATCAGGGTGAACTACCTTGGAAGAAAAGGGATTTTGACCGAACAGATGAGGAGCATCGGCAAGCTTCCACCACATGAGCGTCCCAGGGTGGGTCAGATGCTCAACGAGCTGAAACAGATCGTGGAACAGGCACTCGAAGAGAGAAAGAAGTTCCTCGAAGTCGAGGAAGAAAAGAGAAACCTTCAAAAGCTATGGATCGATGTCACCCTGCCCGGCGCGGTGAGGAAGGTCGGCCATCCGCATCCCATATCCAGGGTGCTCGAAGAGATAGAAACGATCTTCGTGTCCATGGGCTTCAAAGTCGTTGAGGGCCCGGAGATAGAAGACGCCTGGCACAACTTCGACGCTCTGAACACGCCCGAATGGCACCCCGCCAGAGACATGCACGATTCTTTCTACCTGGCGGACAAACTTTTGAGAACACATACTTCGCCGGTCCAGATAAGAACGATGCTTTCAGAGAAACCGCCCATCGCGATCGTTTCTCCCGGAAGAGTTTACAGGAGAGACTACGACGCGACGCATCTGCCCATGTTCACACAGGTGGAAGGATTGTACGTAGATGAAAACGTCAGCGTGGCGCATCTGAAGTACATGCTCGAAATCTTCGCCAAGCGGATGTTCGGTCCGGAAAGGAGGATCAGACTCAGACCCAGCTATTTTCCTTTCACCGAACCCAGCTTCGAGGTCGATGTTTCCTGCGGCATATGCAACGGCAAGGGCTGTCCGTCCTGCAAATACACGGGCTGGCTCGAAATCCTCGGAGCGGGGATGGTTCACCCGAACGTTTTCAGGAACGTTGGATACGATCCAGAGAAATACACAGGTTTTGCCTTCGGTATGGGTGTCGAACGCATCGCGATGTTGAAGTATCAGATCAAAGACATTCGCGACTTCGTGAGGAACGACGAAAGATTCCTCGAATGCTTCTGA